Proteins encoded within one genomic window of Gracilimonas sp.:
- a CDS encoding response regulator transcription factor: MSNKHTILLVEDEEESGEMLTNFLELNNYKVLWAKDGKKAFNYIDDNANDIHLAILDIMVPYHDGKDICRHIRQHPVIYDIPVLFLTARDEEKDEIEGLELGADDYIKKPASLNLVKAHVETQLRRRSPEKSNWIQYGRVYVDVDSKEMYINDELIDLTHTEYTIAEMIFQNPKLVYSRQQILEKISDEEKYVFDRTVDVHVKNLRLKMGDEGRLIKTYRGVGYGFNKEFLHA; the protein is encoded by the coding sequence ATGAGCAATAAACACACCATACTTTTAGTGGAAGACGAGGAAGAATCCGGCGAGATGCTGACAAACTTTTTAGAATTGAATAACTACAAAGTACTTTGGGCAAAAGACGGAAAAAAAGCCTTTAACTATATAGATGACAACGCGAATGATATTCACTTAGCTATTTTGGATATCATGGTTCCTTATCATGATGGAAAAGATATTTGCAGACATATTCGGCAACACCCTGTTATTTATGATATCCCGGTATTGTTTTTGACTGCTCGTGATGAAGAAAAGGATGAAATTGAAGGCTTAGAGCTGGGGGCTGATGACTATATCAAAAAACCGGCAAGCTTAAACTTGGTGAAAGCCCATGTGGAAACTCAATTACGCCGGCGATCTCCTGAAAAAAGTAATTGGATACAGTATGGCAGGGTATATGTAGATGTGGATTCTAAAGAAATGTATATCAATGATGAATTGATAGATCTTACCCATACGGAATACACCATTGCAGAAATGATTTTTCAAAACCCGAAATTGGTGTACAGTCGTCAGCAGATTCTGGAGAAAATTTCGGATGAAGAAAAATATGTATTTGACCGGACGGTAGATGTTCATGTTAAAAATTTGCGTCTCAAAATGGGCGATGAGGGTAGGCTAATTAAAACCTATCGAGGCGTAGGGTATGGGTTTAATAAAGAATTTCTCCACGCATGA
- a CDS encoding SDR family oxidoreductase, which yields MNYQGKTVWITGASSGIGEAFARAFYKEGANLILSSRRKGALQEVKNSLGEDTPNVKIIPLDLTESDSFAQKTKEALAAFGKIDVLINNGGISQRATVKETEMSTFRRLMEINYFGAVGLTKQVLPHMMERKSGHIIVTSSVAGKIGTKYRSGYAASKHAVQGFFNSLRQEMYEHNVAVTLLCPGFIKTEISKNALTGDGSKFGEMGDAHKKAMTPDKMVKKVMPKIKSKKEEIYVTGFKEGLAIWVQRVSPTLLNRILKNQKVT from the coding sequence ATGAATTACCAAGGAAAAACAGTATGGATTACGGGAGCTTCCTCAGGCATAGGAGAAGCTTTTGCAAGAGCCTTCTATAAAGAAGGAGCAAACCTAATTCTTTCCTCTCGGAGAAAAGGGGCTCTGCAGGAAGTTAAAAATAGTTTAGGGGAGGATACACCCAATGTTAAAATTATCCCTCTGGACTTAACGGAGAGCGACTCTTTCGCTCAGAAGACGAAAGAAGCTTTAGCCGCATTTGGTAAAATTGATGTATTAATTAACAATGGAGGAATTAGTCAGCGAGCTACCGTGAAAGAAACCGAAATGAGCACTTTTCGACGGCTGATGGAAATTAATTATTTCGGGGCTGTGGGCTTAACTAAGCAAGTGCTTCCCCACATGATGGAGCGAAAATCGGGACACATCATTGTAACCAGCAGTGTGGCCGGTAAAATTGGCACCAAGTATCGTTCAGGATATGCTGCCAGTAAACATGCCGTACAAGGATTTTTTAATTCTCTCCGCCAGGAAATGTACGAACATAATGTGGCCGTAACTTTATTATGCCCCGGATTTATCAAAACCGAGATCAGTAAAAATGCGCTCACGGGTGATGGCTCTAAATTTGGGGAGATGGGGGATGCCCACAAAAAAGCCATGACCCCTGATAAAATGGTGAAAAAAGTGATGCCAAAGATTAAATCAAAAAAAGAAGAAATTTATGTGACCGGCTTTAAGGAAGGGCTGGCTATTTGGGTTCAGCGTGTTTCACCGACGTTGCTGAATAGGATCTTAAAGAATCAAAAGGTGACGTAA